Genomic DNA from Desertifilum tharense IPPAS B-1220:
ATGCTGGGATCTGTGGGACTGACATAGAAGGAATGAACGAAATATACCCAAGGGTTTTGGGGTAACTGCTGCCAAAGCGGACAATTGGGTTGAGTCAGTTCTAACTGGTTCCATCCCATGTGGGGAAAACTCCCAATTCCCAACCCCCCTTCTTCCCCCGTCCTGCTAGCCACAAAAAAAGCACTGGTAAACGCCAGTGCCTATTTGCATCAGTCGATGGAGAGTTTTAGCTTAGAGATTCCAAATAGTCGCGAATCCGGTTGCGGCGTTTGGGCTGGCGGAGTTTTTGCAACGCTTTAGCCTCAATTTGGCGGACGCGTTCGCGAGAGAGATCCAGCGCCCGACCAATTTCTGCTAGGGAGTAGGGATGGCCATCGCCTAAACCGAAGCGCATTTGAATGACATCGCGTTCGCGGCTGGTGAGGTCGGCCAGCAGTTGTTGCAAGTCGCGTTGTAGCGATTCGCGCATCAGCGATTCTTCCGGAGAGATGCTGTCTGTTTCTAAGAGTTCGCCAAGTTCGGTATCTTTTTCTTTACCGACCTTGGTTTCTAACGAGACAGAACGGGGAACTCTCAGTAACACTTCCCGGACTTGGGGAGGGGTCATTTCAAGTTCAACTGCGATGTCCTCGATGGTAGGGGTGCGGCCCTTTTCTTGGGCAATCTTGCGTTGCGCCTTCTTAATTTTGTTGAGTTTTTCAGTGATGTGGACGGGGAGGCGGATCGTCCGGCTTTGGGTGGCGATCGCTCTGGTAATCCCTTGGCGAATCCACCAGTAAGCGTAGGTGCTGAACCGATAGCCTTTGGTGGGGTCAAACTTCTCAACGGCTCTTTCTAAACCCAAGGTTCCTTCTTGAACCAGGTCGAGCAATTCTAAACCGCGATTTTGGTATTTTTTAGCAACCGAGACGACCAAGCGCAGGTTCGCTTTGATCATGCGATCTTTGGAGTGAATCCCTTCTGCTTGAATGGCTTCGAGTTCTTCAAGGCTGAGTTTAGCCAGTTCTGCCCAATGGCGCTTACCTGCGGCTAGGCTGGGTTTCAAATCGGCAACTGTAATTGCGGCCGTTTCTGCCCACCGTTCTAAGGCTGGGCGATGACCCAGTTGGGCCGTGAGGCGATCGCGGACTTCCATTAAGCGTACATATTCGCAAATGGGACCGCCTTCGCGGGTTGCTGCCTCTTCCCGAAGTTCAAGTAAGCGCATATAACGCTGAACTTTTTGAGCTTCCGAGACTTCTTCGTCTCGTCCTAGCAGGCGAACTCGCCCAATTTCTTGTAAATATAGGCGAACTAAGTCAGTAGTGCGGCGACTGGGTGCTTTTTGCAGGGTGGAGGATTCGGTTGTCTCGATTTCGAGTTCAGCAAAGTCGGCTTCAACTGGCTCGGATTCGTCTGTGCTTAAGAGTGCATAACGGTATGCAGATTGCTCGTCATATTCAGCATCGGGATAAAAAGAGGTAACTGGCGTCATCATCGTCTCAGCTGCTCCAGGTAACAAAAGGGTTCGATCGGCGTTGCCTATTGTTAGGGTTCCCATTGTGGACGCTCAAATGCAGTAGGGGAAAAGTTCTGTTACACAAACCAAACTTCAGAAACTGCACCTAAACTCCGCTTAAGGAAACCTCGTAACTCAGCGGCATACCAATCTAGTGGTCGAGGGTGTGCCAAGCACGTCTCGTTCGAGTCACGGAATAAACTTCACTCCAAACCCTGTTTCGCTGATTGCGATTGGGAACTTGTGTAGAAGTCTTCAATTGTCAAGCACCCTGGTCGCCTTCTTCCGTATCTGGTGGGGATAGGTTTTTTGGCTAGTCTATTCAAACTATATAGACTTGACAGGTTTCCAGAAGTGACCCCGGTCAGATCCCCCTCTAATCTTCATCACGAATCATGTAGATTTCGGGTCATTTTCTGACTCAACCTTATGTGCTTATACCGAAAAGCCGCTTCTCGATCGGGACAGTGAGACGATTCAACTCCGTGTTTTTGGGGAATGAGAGGCTTGGACATGCCAGAACCACAGCTTAATCTGAAGGGTCGCCGCGATATTACTCTGGTTTAATGTCTCGTAACATTAGTTCGGTGACGGCTTCGCGAGCGGTAATTTCGCCCTGGAGCAAGCGATTCACCTGATAAGAAATGGGGATGGGAATGTTTTGCTCGCTTGCCAGCCGAATTAAAACGCCTGCGGTGTTCGCTCCTTCTGCTGTTCCTTCCAACTTAGCAAGAATTTCATCAAGTGTCTTGCCCTGGGCCAATTGATAGCCTAATTGATAGTTGCGGCTTAATGGACTGTTACAGGTGGCGAGCATATCGCCTAAACCGGAGAGTCCGTAAAAGGTTTCGGCTTGCGCCCCCCAATAGGTGCCGATCCGGATCATTTCCGTTAAACCGCGCGTCAGCAGGGCGGCTTTGGCGTTGGTTCCCAGTTGCAAGCCATCACAAGCCCCAGCCGCGATCGCCAATACATTTTTTAAGGTACCACCCAGTTCCACCCCCAAGGGGTCAGCGTTTGTATAGACGCGAAACTGGGGGGAAGACAAGACGCGCTGAACCGTTTCTGCGGCTTCTAGATGAGTGCTAGCGACGGTTGTGGCGCAGGGTAAGCCTTGTTGAATCTCTTTAGACAGGTTAGGGCCCGCTAAAACTACGATTGGATGGCGGGGAAAGAAACTTTGCCAAATTTGCGAGGGGGTTTCCGCTTTTTCGGGATCGAGTCCCTTAGTGGCAGTGACAAAAATGGTATGGGGGGACAGGGAGAGGGCTTGAATTTGTTGGGCGACGGAACGCACGCCTTTCATCGAAACGGCGGAAATGATAATTTCAGCGGGTTCAACCACCTCTGCAAGGGGATAGATGCCGCGTCTTGACCACAGTTTAACTTGATGATGGCGATCGCGCGCCAGCCTTGCCAAAGCCTGTCCCCAAGCCCCTGCACCTACAATCGCAATCGTCTTAAAATCGTTCAATCAACTCCCCCATTAACCCACTCTTGGATATTTTTCCATCAGTTCTCGCACCTGTTCGGCGTGGTAAGAACTGCGGGTTAGCGGAGAAGAGACCACTTGTAAAAAGCCGAGAGATTCGCCATACTCGCGCCAAGCCTCAAACTGTTCGGGGGTGACAAATTCCTGAACGCCCAAATGTTTAGCCGTGGGTTGCAGGTATTGCCCAATGGTGAGAATATCGCAATGAACTTGCCGCAAATCTTGCATTACCTGGCGGACTTCTTCGTCGGTTTCCCCCAATCCCACCATAATCCCCGATTTGGTATACAGCCAAGGGGCGCGTTGATGGGTTTTCTCTAGTAACTCTAAACTGCGATCGTAGCTGCCTTGAGGACGCACGCGGCGATACAGCCGGGGAACCGTTTCTGTATTGTGGTTAAGAACTTCCGGCTTGGCTTGCAAAACCAGTTCCAACGCCTCCCAATTGCCACAAAAATCGGGAATTAAGACTTCAATAGTGGTTTGGGGCATAATCGCCCGAATTTCCGCAATACAGCGCCCAAACTGCGCCGCACCCCCATCCGGTAAATCATCGCGGTTCACGGAGGTGATCACCACATGGTTGAGGTTGAGGCGGCGCACGGCTTCAGCGAGGCGCGGCGGTTCTGTGGGATCGAGGGCTTGAGGCTTCTTCTCAAAGTCAATATCGCAGTAGGGACAAGCGCGAGTACAAGCCGGCCCCATAATCAAAAAGGTAGCAGTTCCGGCGTTAAAGCATTCGCCAATATTCGGACAAGAGGCTTCTTCGCAAACTGTGTTTAATCCTAAATCCCGGAGAATGCCTTTGACGTTCCCGACTCTTTCCCATTGTGGGGCTTTCACCCGCAACCATTGTGGCTTGACTGTCACCGTTTCTCTGTTCCCTTGTACGTTGATGGCGATCGCTAAAGTAATTTTAAGTTAATTTTGCCGACAAGGTGATATTATAGATAAGTCGCTTCATGTCACGGGATGTAGCGCAGCTTGGTAGCGCACCTCGTTCGGGACGAGGGGGCCGC
This window encodes:
- the sigC gene encoding RNA polymerase sigma factor SigC, which gives rise to MTPVTSFYPDAEYDEQSAYRYALLSTDESEPVEADFAELEIETTESSTLQKAPSRRTTDLVRLYLQEIGRVRLLGRDEEVSEAQKVQRYMRLLELREEAATREGGPICEYVRLMEVRDRLTAQLGHRPALERWAETAAITVADLKPSLAAGKRHWAELAKLSLEELEAIQAEGIHSKDRMIKANLRLVVSVAKKYQNRGLELLDLVQEGTLGLERAVEKFDPTKGYRFSTYAYWWIRQGITRAIATQSRTIRLPVHITEKLNKIKKAQRKIAQEKGRTPTIEDIAVELEMTPPQVREVLLRVPRSVSLETKVGKEKDTELGELLETDSISPEESLMRESLQRDLQQLLADLTSRERDVIQMRFGLGDGHPYSLAEIGRALDLSRERVRQIEAKALQKLRQPKRRNRIRDYLESLS
- a CDS encoding NAD(P)H-dependent glycerol-3-phosphate dehydrogenase, with amino-acid sequence MNDFKTIAIVGAGAWGQALARLARDRHHQVKLWSRRGIYPLAEVVEPAEIIISAVSMKGVRSVAQQIQALSLSPHTIFVTATKGLDPEKAETPSQIWQSFFPRHPIVVLAGPNLSKEIQQGLPCATTVASTHLEAAETVQRVLSSPQFRVYTNADPLGVELGGTLKNVLAIAAGACDGLQLGTNAKAALLTRGLTEMIRIGTYWGAQAETFYGLSGLGDMLATCNSPLSRNYQLGYQLAQGKTLDEILAKLEGTAEGANTAGVLIRLASEQNIPIPISYQVNRLLQGEITAREAVTELMLRDIKPE
- the lipA gene encoding lipoyl synthase, giving the protein MNVQGNRETVTVKPQWLRVKAPQWERVGNVKGILRDLGLNTVCEEASCPNIGECFNAGTATFLIMGPACTRACPYCDIDFEKKPQALDPTEPPRLAEAVRRLNLNHVVITSVNRDDLPDGGAAQFGRCIAEIRAIMPQTTIEVLIPDFCGNWEALELVLQAKPEVLNHNTETVPRLYRRVRPQGSYDRSLELLEKTHQRAPWLYTKSGIMVGLGETDEEVRQVMQDLRQVHCDILTIGQYLQPTAKHLGVQEFVTPEQFEAWREYGESLGFLQVVSSPLTRSSYHAEQVRELMEKYPRVG